One window of the Sphaerochaeta associata genome contains the following:
- a CDS encoding metal ABC transporter solute-binding protein, Zn/Mn family: MRTRILVIFVLLSSALLFGSGTKEATDKDSKPVVVVSILPHAYFVDQLTQGLVEVVTLVGEGQNPHSYEPSPSQMARLAKAKLWILSGTDFELSLRQKVTGLYPNLVVVDGTRGMTFRMIEEHDHEAEGHDEHDDGHNLNIDRHTWLGHEQVKVLLANTKEALLPVLSAESKAVVESRCQDQISKIDVLFASLTDQLEPLAGSTVFVYHNSFGYFLDSFSIAQEAVETGGKEPTAKALSALIEKAKAQQPKVIFVQKQFPVASAKTVAEAVGAEVVSLDPLAYNWMESIQTMADALMKVR; the protein is encoded by the coding sequence ATGCGTACTCGTATTCTTGTCATATTCGTTCTTCTTTCATCCGCTCTGCTCTTTGGCAGCGGGACAAAAGAAGCAACCGATAAAGATTCCAAGCCGGTTGTAGTGGTGAGCATCCTGCCGCACGCCTATTTTGTCGACCAATTGACCCAAGGCTTGGTCGAGGTTGTCACCTTGGTGGGTGAGGGGCAGAACCCGCACTCCTACGAACCGTCCCCCTCTCAGATGGCGCGGTTGGCGAAAGCCAAGCTCTGGATTCTCAGCGGAACCGATTTTGAGCTCTCCCTGCGACAGAAAGTGACCGGTCTCTATCCAAACCTAGTTGTAGTGGATGGGACAAGGGGAATGACATTCCGGATGATAGAGGAGCATGACCATGAGGCCGAAGGCCATGATGAGCACGATGATGGGCACAATCTGAACATCGACCGCCATACCTGGCTCGGTCATGAACAGGTCAAGGTTCTGCTTGCCAACACAAAAGAAGCCCTTTTGCCCGTACTGAGTGCTGAGAGCAAGGCGGTCGTCGAGAGTCGATGCCAAGACCAGATTTCAAAGATTGACGTGCTGTTTGCATCGCTTACCGACCAACTCGAGCCGCTGGCCGGTTCCACCGTCTTTGTCTACCACAACTCCTTCGGCTATTTCCTCGACTCCTTCTCAATCGCTCAGGAAGCCGTAGAGACCGGGGGAAAGGAGCCTACCGCCAAAGCCTTGTCTGCCTTGATCGAAAAGGCCAAGGCACAGCAGCCAAAGGTAATCTTTGTCCAGAAGCAGTTCCCCGTGGCCAGTGCCAAGACGGTAGCCGAAGCCGTAGGGGCAGAGGTGGTGAGCCTCGATCCGCTTGCCTATAACTGGATGGAGAGCATCCAAACCATGGCTGATGCGCTGATGAAGGTGCGGTAA
- a CDS encoding gamma carbonic anhydrase family protein: MIAGYNGTQPTIGRHCYVAPTADIIGDAKLGDGVGIWFHATLRADVNSITIGEQTNIQDNCVLHVTKAQALAVGKRCTIGHGAILHACTIEDDCLIGMGSIVLDGSHIGTQCLVGAGSVVPPNKTYPPHSLIIGSPARAIRQLTEEELLHMKQNTLEYWHFGVDLCEGRQTIG; this comes from the coding sequence ATGATAGCAGGATACAATGGGACCCAGCCTACAATTGGACGACACTGTTATGTTGCACCGACGGCCGATATCATCGGGGATGCCAAGCTCGGCGATGGGGTCGGCATATGGTTTCATGCCACGCTCAGAGCCGACGTAAACAGCATCACCATCGGTGAGCAGACGAATATCCAGGACAATTGCGTGCTGCATGTGACCAAGGCTCAAGCCTTGGCGGTGGGCAAACGGTGCACCATCGGTCATGGGGCGATCCTGCATGCCTGCACGATCGAGGATGACTGTCTGATAGGAATGGGTTCGATCGTGCTGGACGGCAGCCACATCGGAACACAATGCTTGGTCGGGGCCGGTTCAGTGGTTCCACCCAACAAGACCTATCCACCACACAGCCTGATCATAGGCTCCCCTGCCAGAGCCATCCGCCAACTCACCGAGGAGGAACTGCTGCACATGAAGCAGAACACCCTTGAGTACTGGCACTTCGGTGTGGATTTATGTGAAGGCAGACAGACTATCGGCTAG
- a CDS encoding potassium channel family protein, whose translation MKKEFDPNAFGIIGLGRFGLALALELTAAGKHVIVLEVEAEKLDAVKDQIENIYPIKSITPEVLEESGISHCHTAIVCIGKDIESNILVTMSLVELGIPRVIAKATSTNHGKVLQRIGAEAVFPEVEMGTRLAHSLVSTGTLDFLELCEDFSIANIELSSKFADQSVAQLNLRKRYHLNIIVVIRNEKAISDIAPDLVLEEADVLVVGGSNEAIKKFEQANEL comes from the coding sequence ATGAAGAAAGAGTTTGACCCCAATGCATTTGGAATCATCGGACTGGGACGTTTCGGTCTGGCCCTGGCCCTTGAGTTGACTGCGGCGGGAAAGCATGTGATAGTCCTTGAAGTCGAGGCGGAAAAGCTGGATGCGGTCAAGGACCAGATAGAGAACATCTATCCGATCAAGTCGATCACACCCGAGGTATTGGAGGAGTCCGGCATATCCCATTGCCACACCGCCATCGTCTGCATCGGCAAGGACATCGAGTCCAATATTCTGGTTACAATGAGTCTGGTGGAGCTGGGGATTCCCAGGGTCATCGCCAAGGCCACGAGCACCAACCATGGAAAGGTGCTTCAGCGCATCGGTGCCGAGGCGGTGTTCCCCGAGGTCGAGATGGGGACGAGGCTTGCCCATTCACTGGTCAGCACCGGTACCTTGGACTTTTTGGAGCTGTGTGAGGACTTTTCCATTGCGAACATCGAGCTATCTTCCAAATTCGCCGATCAGAGTGTGGCTCAGCTGAACTTGAGGAAACGCTATCACCTGAACATCATCGTAGTCATACGCAACGAGAAAGCCATCAGCGATATTGCCCCCGATCTTGTGCTCGAGGAGGCGGATGTGCTGGTCGTCGGCGGCTCGAATGAGGCGATCAAGAAGTTCGAGCAGGCAAACGAGCTCTAG
- a CDS encoding TrkH family potassium uptake protein, whose product MKKPKGKRLEPNHLLLIGFLAIILMGSMLLSLPVAHNSGQDVAYIDALFISASAVCVTGLVTVDVALTFSLFGRTVIAILILLGGLGFASIVISFSLLLGMNVNLSKRLFIKEAYNLSSIKGTLGIVRAVLISSFVIQALGTAAEYFVFRQAYTPLNAFGHALFNTISAFNNAGFDLMGGYRSLTAYQASAVMNLTTAVLIILGGTGFFVLADIARSRTWSSLSMHSRIVILMNGTLITLGFLFFMAVEHLSPLAAFFQSVTTRTAGFNTVDIASFSQAGLFFAMLLMFIGASPGSTGGGIKTTTTFALLLSLGSLMFRRESAAFKRKVGGESILKAFQVLLLSFLVVLFGSLSLLLIEGETYDFMAVLFETVSAFATVGLSCGITPTLSTLSKVVIVLIMFAGRVGPITIATSLKAKSSHLGYIEEQVFIG is encoded by the coding sequence ATGAAAAAACCAAAGGGCAAACGCTTGGAGCCGAATCATCTGCTGCTTATCGGCTTTTTGGCGATCATCCTGATGGGTTCGATGCTGCTGAGCCTGCCTGTCGCCCATAACAGCGGCCAAGACGTTGCCTACATCGATGCCCTATTCATCTCTGCAAGCGCCGTCTGCGTCACCGGCCTTGTCACCGTCGATGTCGCCCTGACGTTCTCATTGTTCGGACGAACGGTTATCGCCATCCTGATACTCCTTGGAGGTTTGGGTTTTGCCTCCATCGTCATCTCCTTCAGTCTGCTCTTGGGCATGAACGTCAACCTGTCCAAACGCCTGTTCATCAAGGAGGCGTACAACCTCTCATCGATAAAGGGGACGCTGGGCATCGTCCGTGCAGTCCTGATATCCTCCTTTGTAATCCAGGCCCTGGGGACTGCAGCAGAGTACTTTGTGTTCCGCCAGGCCTATACGCCTTTGAACGCCTTCGGTCACGCCCTTTTCAATACCATCAGTGCATTCAACAATGCCGGGTTTGATTTGATGGGCGGCTATCGCAGTCTGACAGCCTACCAAGCAAGTGCGGTAATGAACCTGACCACCGCTGTTCTCATCATCCTTGGAGGGACCGGTTTCTTTGTACTTGCCGACATAGCCAGAAGCCGAACATGGTCGAGCTTGAGCATGCACAGCAGGATCGTGATTCTGATGAACGGAACGCTCATTACCCTGGGCTTCCTTTTCTTCATGGCCGTCGAGCACCTATCCCCGCTTGCCGCCTTCTTCCAAAGCGTAACAACCCGAACCGCGGGCTTCAATACCGTCGATATCGCCTCCTTCTCCCAAGCCGGTCTGTTCTTTGCAATGCTGCTCATGTTCATCGGGGCCTCCCCGGGTTCCACCGGCGGCGGCATCAAGACCACGACGACTTTCGCCCTGTTGCTCAGCCTGGGGTCGTTGATGTTCCGCCGTGAGAGTGCGGCATTCAAACGCAAGGTGGGCGGTGAGAGTATCCTCAAGGCCTTTCAGGTGCTTCTGCTCTCCTTCCTGGTTGTCCTGTTCGGATCTTTGTCGCTGTTGTTGATCGAAGGTGAAACCTATGACTTCATGGCGGTGTTGTTCGAGACCGTCTCCGCCTTTGCTACTGTCGGTCTTTCCTGCGGTATCACCCCGACATTGTCAACACTCTCGAAGGTGGTCATTGTGCTTATTATGTTTGCCGGAAGGGTGGGGCCCATCACAATCGCCACCAGCCTCAAGGCGAAGAGTTCCCATCTGGGCTATATTGAAGAACAAGTATTCATCGGTTGA
- a CDS encoding ferritin, with the protein MLAPTIAKLITEQINKEFYSAYLYLDMANYYADKGLLGYENWFKVQAQEEMSHAMLMRQYLQNNGHFVKLSALADPSKPYADLKAPLVEALKHEEYVTASINTIYEEAIKVKDFRTQQFLDWFIKEQGEEEMNAQENIQKFEVFGSDARGLYLLNQELAARTFAPPSLVL; encoded by the coding sequence ATGCTTGCACCTACCATTGCAAAATTGATCACCGAACAAATCAACAAAGAGTTCTACTCTGCCTACCTCTATCTGGATATGGCAAACTACTATGCTGACAAAGGCCTGTTGGGCTATGAGAACTGGTTCAAGGTTCAGGCCCAGGAGGAGATGAGCCATGCCATGCTGATGCGCCAGTATCTGCAGAACAATGGGCATTTCGTAAAATTGAGCGCCCTTGCAGACCCGTCCAAGCCCTATGCCGACCTTAAAGCCCCGCTTGTGGAGGCCCTCAAGCATGAGGAATATGTGACAGCATCCATCAATACCATCTACGAAGAAGCCATCAAGGTGAAGGATTTCAGGACCCAGCAGTTTCTGGACTGGTTCATCAAGGAGCAGGGAGAAGAGGAGATGAACGCCCAGGAGAATATCCAGAAGTTCGAAGTCTTCGGATCCGATGCCCGCGGCCTGTACCTGCTCAACCAGGAGCTTGCAGCCAGAACCTTCGCACCGCCCTCTCTCGTTCTGTAA
- a CDS encoding pirin family protein, giving the protein MHVKPIKRITGGAVQYDGAGVKLVRVIGYNDVQEFDPFLMLDAFDSVDPKDYVAGFPWHPHRGIETVTYLIEGEIEHGDSMGNKGSINDGCCQWMTGGSGIIHQEMPQESRLMLGTQLWINLPKKDKMTDPAYRDIREHQIPVIQGEGSEVRIISGFYEGKAGPEQGDYVKTLYLDIKLEPDASWDLSVNPGNTLFIYIVRGSVHTDNQEVPYHRAVLFGEGDTLSLKAGSEGARIFLYSAKPLGEPIAWAGPIVMNTREELSLAQRELREGTFIKHA; this is encoded by the coding sequence ATGCACGTAAAGCCCATCAAACGCATCACCGGAGGCGCTGTCCAGTACGACGGAGCCGGTGTAAAACTGGTCCGGGTCATCGGCTACAACGATGTCCAGGAGTTCGATCCCTTCCTTATGTTGGATGCCTTTGACTCTGTCGATCCGAAGGACTATGTTGCAGGATTTCCCTGGCATCCCCACCGAGGCATCGAAACAGTCACCTACCTCATCGAGGGGGAGATCGAGCATGGGGACAGCATGGGAAACAAGGGTTCGATCAACGACGGGTGCTGCCAGTGGATGACCGGCGGCAGCGGCATAATACATCAAGAGATGCCGCAGGAGAGCAGGCTCATGCTTGGCACCCAGCTGTGGATCAACCTTCCCAAGAAGGACAAGATGACCGATCCTGCGTATCGCGATATCAGAGAGCATCAGATTCCAGTCATACAGGGAGAGGGTTCGGAGGTCAGGATCATCAGCGGCTTCTATGAGGGCAAGGCCGGACCGGAACAGGGTGACTATGTGAAGACGCTTTATCTGGACATCAAGCTCGAGCCCGATGCGTCATGGGACCTTTCGGTCAATCCCGGGAATACCCTGTTCATCTACATCGTCCGTGGTTCGGTGCATACCGACAACCAAGAAGTCCCCTATCACAGGGCGGTGCTCTTCGGCGAAGGAGACACCCTTTCGTTGAAGGCAGGTTCAGAGGGCGCGCGCATTTTCCTCTACAGTGCAAAACCACTTGGAGAGCCGATCGCCTGGGCAGGCCCCATTGTCATGAATACCCGTGAAGAGCTCTCCCTCGCCCAGCGTGAGTTGCGTGAAGGAACTTTCATCAAACACGCATAA
- a CDS encoding GntR family transcriptional regulator, with product MAKLKEEPALEFSLDVKSGVPFYKQIIFQVEMAIADGRLEKGAQLPTVRSLAVDLSINPNTVARAYAEMEIRNIVVTQQGSGTFISDKKVTLDAIERERILSQITKEYLTKASSYGFTLEEIQQVIEDLGAEAQKKEGTV from the coding sequence GTGGCAAAGCTGAAAGAAGAACCTGCATTGGAGTTCAGCCTGGATGTAAAGAGCGGGGTTCCGTTCTACAAGCAAATCATCTTCCAGGTGGAGATGGCCATCGCCGACGGGAGGCTTGAAAAAGGTGCACAGCTGCCCACTGTCCGCAGCCTTGCCGTCGATTTGAGCATCAACCCCAATACAGTCGCCCGAGCGTATGCTGAAATGGAAATACGGAACATCGTGGTCACCCAACAGGGCTCGGGAACCTTCATCAGCGACAAGAAGGTAACCCTTGATGCAATTGAACGCGAGCGCATCCTCTCCCAAATCACCAAGGAGTATCTTACAAAAGCTTCCAGCTACGGCTTCACGTTGGAGGAAATCCAACAAGTCATTGAAGACCTGGGCGCAGAAGCTCAGAAAAAAGAGGGAACAGTATGA
- a CDS encoding slipin family protein, whose protein sequence is MNLYQKKIERIKNMKGFVLKRDFSYGSISFLCLAIFLALGAVLQLSLYPYTHLEAIVSVSASTFVAALAVVIFPIWAVVMALVLMLWVGIVGGLSIYLYPITLLSTLGLLLSACFQLVYHWDKVLVLRLGKFHKVRGPGLFFLIPLVDRIAEFIDMRIRATDFSAEKTLTKDTVPVHVDALSFWMIWDAKRAILEVEDYTEAVILSAQTALRDSIGKHPLSSLLSEREELGREIQQALDAKTNPWGVSILSVEITDIIIPKELENSLSKQAQAEREKESRIILGAAEVEIAKKFTEASAQYASDPIALQLRSMNMIYEGIRQNNSMMLMPASILDHMDFGSVMGTAAMQKVEELTHTQSKTDEGDTEK, encoded by the coding sequence ATGAACCTGTATCAGAAGAAAATTGAACGAATCAAGAACATGAAGGGGTTTGTTCTCAAGCGGGACTTCAGCTATGGCTCGATCTCGTTTTTGTGTCTGGCCATCTTTCTGGCCCTTGGAGCGGTTTTACAACTGTCGCTCTACCCTTATACACATCTTGAGGCCATCGTATCGGTGAGTGCATCGACTTTTGTGGCGGCTTTGGCTGTAGTAATCTTTCCCATCTGGGCTGTTGTGATGGCACTCGTTCTCATGCTGTGGGTCGGCATTGTGGGCGGTCTGTCCATATACCTCTACCCCATCACGCTTCTATCAACCTTAGGGCTATTGCTCTCGGCATGTTTCCAGTTGGTGTATCACTGGGACAAGGTCCTGGTCCTGAGGCTTGGCAAGTTCCATAAGGTCCGCGGACCCGGATTGTTCTTTCTCATTCCACTGGTCGACCGTATTGCAGAGTTCATCGACATGAGAATCAGGGCAACCGATTTCAGTGCGGAGAAAACCCTTACCAAGGATACAGTGCCGGTACATGTGGACGCCCTCTCCTTCTGGATGATCTGGGATGCAAAACGAGCAATCCTGGAGGTGGAAGACTACACCGAGGCCGTCATCCTATCCGCCCAGACCGCTCTGCGCGATTCAATCGGCAAGCATCCTCTCTCGAGTCTGCTCAGCGAGCGCGAGGAGTTGGGACGGGAGATCCAGCAGGCCCTCGATGCAAAGACAAATCCCTGGGGTGTTTCGATTCTCTCGGTGGAGATCACCGATATCATCATTCCCAAGGAGTTGGAGAATTCGCTGAGCAAGCAGGCTCAGGCTGAACGGGAGAAGGAGTCGCGCATCATCCTCGGGGCCGCAGAGGTGGAGATAGCGAAGAAGTTCACCGAGGCCTCCGCCCAATACGCGAGCGACCCGATTGCCTTGCAGCTGCGCTCGATGAATATGATCTATGAAGGCATCAGGCAGAACAATTCCATGATGCTCATGCCTGCTTCCATCCTCGACCATATGGATTTCGGCTCTGTCATGGGCACAGCAGCCATGCAGAAGGTGGAGGAACTTACACATACACAGTCAAAGACCGACGAGGGAGATACTGAGAAATGA
- a CDS encoding ABC transporter ATP-binding protein, translating to MIKVQKVSRNYKTGESVVRALRQVSLEIQDGEFLSIAGPSGSGKTTLLNLIGCIDAIDDGEISINGQKVSTMNKEEKTSFRRQNLGFIFQTYNLIPVLSAYENVSFVLSLLDVPEAEVRQRTYEILKEVGLEGMENRRPSRLSGGQQQRIAIARALVKRPQIILADEPTANLDSKTGEEILKLMKRMNEKFGTTFIFSTHDKMVMEYASRLVQLHDGSIVSDERRQ from the coding sequence ATGATCAAGGTTCAGAAGGTAAGTCGCAATTATAAGACGGGTGAGAGTGTTGTTCGTGCATTGAGGCAAGTCTCGCTGGAGATACAGGACGGGGAGTTCCTCTCCATCGCCGGGCCCTCGGGCTCGGGAAAGACCACATTGCTCAACCTCATCGGGTGCATAGACGCTATCGATGACGGGGAGATCAGCATCAACGGGCAGAAGGTCAGCACCATGAACAAGGAGGAGAAGACTTCGTTCAGAAGACAGAACCTTGGATTCATCTTTCAGACCTACAACCTTATTCCGGTTCTCTCCGCCTATGAGAATGTCTCATTCGTCCTCTCCCTGCTCGATGTTCCTGAAGCAGAAGTGAGGCAGCGCACCTATGAGATCCTGAAGGAAGTCGGGCTGGAAGGCATGGAGAACCGTCGCCCTTCAAGGCTCAGCGGAGGACAACAGCAGAGAATAGCCATCGCCAGGGCGTTGGTGAAACGCCCGCAGATTATCCTGGCCGATGAGCCGACGGCCAATCTTGACTCCAAGACCGGCGAGGAGATCCTCAAGCTGATGAAGCGGATGAACGAGAAATTCGGCACGACCTTCATCTTCTCCACCCATGACAAGATGGTCATGGAGTATGCCAGCCGGCTGGTGCAACTGCATGACGGCTCCATCGTGAGCGATGAAAGGAGGCAGTGA
- a CDS encoding ABC transporter permease: protein MKFILQLAAKNLMRYKRRTAITAVAIAFGLMMYVFVDSLLLGAELESMRNLRWYETASLRVHDSAYWEDRYFLPLDASIESPQPILDLLKAEGITATARTSFAADMILYQDDFGEDGNMSVQVTAINPATDFDVYRFENTLIEGRFLQSGEMDGIVLGSWFAEDIGAKVGYWVTLVTRGKGGFYEAFDMQVVGIINCPNPNVNRSLVMMDIQAADLYLAMDGSISSIDIVLGEKSNLNEVVQSLQPKLQAIDADLTLYTWEDLARDYLAILEAKQGGTGMILFLVFIIAAVGVSNTMLMAMYERMRELGMMRALGMRDRDILLAFLFEAGGIGLLGSVVGILLGCLANLYLVNVGFDFGFMLRDMDIGFRIQNVMRGAWSIPTLIKAFLSGIGLSMIVAFLPIRRALKLDIPTCLHHQ from the coding sequence ATGAAATTCATCCTGCAACTGGCAGCAAAAAATTTGATGCGTTACAAGCGCAGGACCGCCATAACCGCTGTTGCCATCGCTTTCGGATTGATGATGTACGTATTCGTAGACTCACTGCTGCTTGGAGCAGAGCTTGAGTCGATGAGAAACCTTCGCTGGTATGAGACGGCATCGCTGAGGGTCCACGATTCCGCTTACTGGGAGGACCGCTATTTCCTCCCCTTGGATGCATCGATCGAGAGTCCTCAACCAATTCTCGACCTGCTCAAGGCTGAAGGAATTACCGCTACCGCACGTACTTCCTTTGCCGCCGATATGATTCTCTATCAGGATGACTTCGGAGAGGACGGCAATATGAGCGTACAGGTGACAGCCATCAATCCGGCTACCGACTTTGATGTTTATCGCTTTGAGAATACACTCATCGAAGGCCGGTTTCTCCAGAGCGGGGAGATGGACGGCATCGTTCTGGGCAGCTGGTTTGCCGAGGACATCGGGGCGAAGGTGGGTTATTGGGTCACCCTGGTCACCCGTGGAAAGGGAGGGTTCTATGAAGCCTTCGACATGCAGGTTGTCGGCATCATCAACTGCCCCAATCCCAATGTGAATCGTTCATTGGTGATGATGGACATCCAAGCCGCCGACCTCTACCTCGCCATGGATGGTTCGATTTCGAGCATCGACATCGTGCTGGGAGAGAAAAGCAACCTCAACGAGGTTGTGCAAAGTCTTCAACCAAAGCTTCAAGCCATCGATGCCGACCTGACGCTTTATACCTGGGAGGACCTTGCACGCGACTATCTGGCGATTCTTGAAGCCAAGCAAGGAGGCACCGGCATGATCCTCTTTCTTGTGTTCATCATCGCAGCCGTCGGTGTTTCCAATACCATGTTGATGGCCATGTATGAACGGATGCGCGAGCTGGGCATGATGCGTGCCCTGGGCATGCGCGACCGCGATATTCTGCTGGCTTTCCTCTTCGAGGCCGGCGGCATCGGACTGCTTGGTTCGGTGGTCGGCATTCTATTGGGTTGTCTTGCCAATCTATATTTGGTGAATGTAGGCTTCGATTTCGGTTTCATGTTGAGGGATATGGACATCGGCTTCAGAATCCAGAACGTCATGCGGGGTGCCTGGAGCATTCCGACTCTGATCAAGGCTTTCCTCAGCGGCATCGGTCTCTCCATGATCGTTGCATTTTTACCCATTCGAAGAGCCCTGAAGCTGGACATCCCAACCTGTCTGCATCATCAATAG
- a CDS encoding ABC transporter permease, producing the protein MTTKLPAVAFRNIFRNLRRSSLSAIAIAVSAMAIMALLALLECMEADMETNLTSYYTGEIRIRHESFEKYERYNPLHLSLDVEAVLGVATSVDGVEAATSRINFPANLYLNGKNNGALGVGVDFAREAAFIDFPSLVTKGSIPQAGKNELLIGAILAHELQLEVGDKITVLTSTALRGSNAMTFEIVGIASFPVGGLSSKTLYIPLDRAQYMLRMEGQTQEILLQVADGYKEADVAQSVKAELQASLGLATETKAWKDLNMMYSLLSIAKFIYYVMAGVFFVLGSTVIINTTMMVIYERMREIGTLAALGMQGKELTRLFLLEGSFISIAGSTLGTIAGLIIIAVLGKVGLNFTEAMSGVDMEISSILYPQVNWWIALFVWFYAILTATLSTLIPSRRASKIQIVEALRYV; encoded by the coding sequence ATGACGACTAAACTACCAGCAGTAGCATTTCGCAATATTTTTCGCAATCTTCGTCGCTCTTCGCTCTCAGCTATAGCGATAGCAGTATCAGCAATGGCAATCATGGCCCTGTTGGCCCTGCTTGAGTGCATGGAAGCGGATATGGAGACAAACCTGACCTCCTATTATACCGGTGAGATACGAATCCGGCACGAGTCGTTCGAGAAGTATGAACGTTACAATCCTCTCCACCTCAGTCTTGATGTGGAGGCAGTGCTTGGCGTTGCAACGTCCGTCGATGGCGTTGAGGCGGCAACCAGCCGTATCAACTTCCCGGCAAATCTCTATCTCAACGGCAAGAACAACGGAGCCCTCGGCGTCGGTGTCGATTTTGCACGTGAAGCGGCATTCATCGACTTTCCCTCCTTGGTGACCAAGGGCAGCATTCCTCAAGCGGGAAAGAACGAGCTGCTCATCGGAGCCATTCTGGCTCATGAGCTTCAACTGGAAGTCGGGGATAAAATAACTGTTTTGACATCCACCGCCCTGCGCGGATCGAATGCAATGACGTTCGAGATAGTCGGCATAGCATCGTTTCCAGTCGGCGGCTTGAGTTCCAAAACCCTCTATATTCCCTTGGACCGGGCGCAGTACATGCTGCGCATGGAAGGGCAGACCCAGGAGATTCTCCTGCAGGTCGCCGATGGGTACAAGGAAGCGGATGTCGCTCAATCGGTGAAGGCTGAGCTTCAGGCCTCCTTGGGGCTTGCCACCGAGACCAAGGCTTGGAAGGACCTGAACATGATGTATTCCCTGCTCTCCATCGCCAAGTTCATCTACTACGTCATGGCCGGAGTATTCTTTGTGCTTGGAAGCACCGTCATCATCAATACCACCATGATGGTAATTTATGAGCGGATGCGGGAGATCGGTACGCTCGCTGCCTTGGGCATGCAGGGCAAGGAGCTCACCCGGCTCTTCCTGCTGGAAGGGTCGTTCATCAGTATCGCCGGCTCTACGCTCGGGACCATCGCCGGGCTCATCATCATCGCTGTTCTGGGCAAGGTAGGCCTGAATTTCACCGAGGCGATGAGCGGGGTGGATATGGAAATCTCTTCCATCCTCTATCCACAGGTCAACTGGTGGATCGCCCTCTTTGTCTGGTTCTATGCCATTCTCACTGCTACCCTTTCCACGCTCATTCCCTCCAGAAGAGCATCAAAAATCCAAATCGTGGAGGCACTGCGCTATGTCTAA
- a CDS encoding outer membrane lipoprotein-sorting protein, producing MSNRTRIITTTLLFLLIIPFNLSAITAEEIINTMDGMQTFDTSYSTGSIKTTDRFGVKESTFKAWSQGSSDSLIEFTSVAERGQKILRTKGSLYLFYPDAEELIRLQGAALRQSLLGSDLSYEDMTEEKNTLDDYTVRLDGSQIVNGHDCHVLTLTAKTRQVAYPIQKIWVDKETYLVWKAAYSTAQGRLLKEMEVLDTIVVDGRTLPKQTKIEDKMKRDSSTIMALDTLEVNIPLDRKIFALENLTW from the coding sequence ATGTCTAACCGTACTCGCATCATCACAACAACCCTGCTCTTTCTGCTCATTATTCCCTTCAACCTGAGTGCAATCACGGCAGAAGAGATCATCAACACCATGGACGGGATGCAAACCTTCGACACCTCCTATTCGACTGGGTCCATCAAGACAACCGACCGCTTCGGTGTGAAGGAGAGTACCTTCAAGGCATGGTCGCAGGGTTCAAGCGACTCCCTGATAGAGTTCACCAGCGTTGCCGAACGCGGGCAGAAGATCCTTCGGACCAAGGGCAGCCTGTACCTCTTCTATCCTGATGCCGAGGAGTTGATCAGACTCCAGGGGGCTGCACTGAGACAGTCACTGCTCGGTTCGGACCTCTCGTATGAGGATATGACCGAGGAGAAGAACACCCTGGACGATTATACCGTCCGCCTTGACGGCAGCCAGATCGTCAACGGACACGACTGCCATGTCCTGACCTTGACTGCCAAAACACGTCAGGTCGCCTATCCCATCCAGAAAATCTGGGTGGACAAGGAGACATACCTGGTGTGGAAAGCCGCTTACTCGACTGCTCAAGGCAGGCTGCTCAAGGAGATGGAGGTCCTCGATACCATCGTGGTTGATGGAAGAACCCTTCCTAAGCAAACCAAGATCGAGGACAAGATGAAGCGCGACAGCTCCACCATCATGGCCTTGGATACCTTGGAAGTAAACATCCCGCTCGACCGAAAGATCTTTGCCTTGGAGAATCTGACATGGTAG